The following proteins are encoded in a genomic region of Kiritimatiellia bacterium:
- a CDS encoding LysE family transporter, giving the protein MSPYLFLFWSTFVITLSGAMMPGPVLTATISESLKRGFRAGPLIVAGHALLEVLVLTGVVLGLGRWITIPAVTRVLGLVGGGLLIAMGAHMAWTAESAVRVALATRPDPKAAVRGPMLAGILTSLSNPYWAIWWATIGLNLASLALQDGLPGLAAFYSGHILSDLAWYSLVAAAVASGRRLCPPRVYRILITLCGLVLVGLGGLFVYRLGLQPPAA; this is encoded by the coding sequence ATGAGCCCGTATCTTTTTCTTTTCTGGAGCACCTTCGTCATCACGCTGTCCGGCGCGATGATGCCCGGGCCCGTCCTCACGGCGACCATCAGCGAATCGCTCAAGCGCGGGTTCCGCGCCGGCCCGCTCATCGTGGCGGGCCACGCGTTGCTCGAGGTGCTGGTGCTGACGGGCGTCGTGCTGGGCCTGGGCCGGTGGATCACGATCCCGGCGGTCACGCGGGTTCTCGGGCTGGTCGGCGGCGGGCTGCTGATCGCCATGGGAGCGCACATGGCCTGGACGGCAGAATCGGCGGTGCGGGTCGCGCTGGCCACCCGGCCGGACCCGAAGGCCGCGGTGCGTGGCCCGATGCTGGCCGGTATCCTGACCTCCCTCTCCAACCCCTACTGGGCCATCTGGTGGGCGACGATAGGGCTGAACCTCGCGTCCCTGGCGCTGCAGGACGGGCTGCCCGGTCTTGCGGCCTTCTACTCGGGCCACATTCTTTCCGACCTGGCCTGGTACAGCCTCGTCGCCGCCGCCGTGGCCTCCGGGCGGCGCTTATGTCCGCCGCGGGTCTACCGAATCCTGATCACGCTTTGCGGGCTCGTGCTGGTCGGTCTGGGCGGCCTGTTTGTATACCGGCTGGGGCTTCAGCCTCCCGCGGCGTGA
- a CDS encoding beta-phosphoglucomutase family hydrolase → MSGPAPSGVIFDWDGVVVDSAGLHALSWERMADARGAVLPDGLRARIGSLGVKTEFVITDMLRWAADPQDVKRLALEKEAVYLRLVREKGQAPQPGLRRLLEGLAGRGIPCAIGSSALRGNIEACIDALGFRPFFRAIVTGDDVQHGKPAPDIFLEAARRIGCAPGACVVFEDAPAGIEAARAAGMRAIGILTTNPSESLKRADRLIRSFEDLASPDPLAWFHPASA, encoded by the coding sequence TTGAGCGGACCGGCTCCATCGGGGGTCATCTTCGACTGGGACGGCGTGGTGGTGGATTCCGCGGGGCTCCACGCCTTGAGCTGGGAGCGCATGGCCGACGCGCGGGGCGCCGTCCTGCCGGACGGCCTGCGCGCGCGCATCGGCAGCCTCGGGGTCAAGACCGAGTTTGTGATCACCGACATGCTCCGCTGGGCGGCCGACCCGCAGGACGTGAAGCGGCTGGCGCTGGAGAAGGAAGCCGTATACCTGCGCCTCGTGCGCGAAAAGGGGCAGGCGCCGCAGCCCGGCCTGCGCCGGCTGCTCGAAGGCCTGGCCGGCCGGGGCATCCCCTGCGCGATCGGCTCTTCGGCGCTCCGCGGCAACATCGAGGCCTGCATCGACGCGCTGGGCTTCCGCCCGTTCTTCCGGGCCATCGTGACCGGCGACGACGTCCAACACGGGAAGCCCGCCCCGGACATCTTCCTTGAGGCCGCGCGGCGGATCGGATGCGCGCCCGGGGCCTGCGTGGTGTTCGAGGACGCCCCCGCGGGCATCGAGGCCGCGCGGGCGGCGGGCATGCGCGCGATCGGTATTCTCACCACCAATCCCTCCGAATCGTTGAAGCGCGCGGATCGGCTGATCCGCTCTTTCGAGGACCTGGCCTCGCCCGATCCGCTGGCCTGGTTCCACCCGGCGTCCGCCTGA
- the tsf gene encoding translation elongation factor Ts — translation MVEISAALVKELREETNVGMMECKKALVEAGGNKQEAVRILRERGLAIAGKKASRTAKEGQVAAEIRQGGKLGAMVEVNCETDFVARNESFQAFLRSVAEKALTVQGDLAEAMKDVLTAKITEIGENMLVRRSVRFEVKQPGIVASYIHLGGKVGVLVEVGCGTDATEKNEAFREMVKDVTLHIAACQPHYLVRQDVPAEVVKAESDIYAKQVENKPPQIVQKIVTGKLEKFYGQVCLVEQGFVKDPDISITELLAAKGKEIGDTLTIRRFARYQVGEQI, via the coding sequence ATGGTCGAAATCAGTGCGGCGCTGGTCAAGGAACTGCGCGAGGAAACCAATGTCGGAATGATGGAGTGCAAGAAGGCACTCGTCGAAGCCGGCGGCAACAAGCAGGAGGCCGTCCGCATCCTGCGCGAACGGGGTCTAGCGATCGCCGGCAAGAAAGCCTCGCGGACCGCCAAGGAAGGGCAGGTGGCCGCCGAGATCCGCCAGGGCGGGAAACTCGGCGCGATGGTCGAGGTGAATTGCGAGACGGACTTCGTCGCACGCAACGAGTCGTTCCAGGCCTTTCTCCGCTCGGTAGCGGAGAAAGCGCTGACGGTGCAGGGCGATCTGGCCGAGGCCATGAAAGATGTCCTGACGGCCAAGATCACGGAGATCGGCGAAAACATGCTGGTCCGCCGGAGCGTCCGGTTCGAGGTGAAGCAGCCCGGCATCGTGGCCAGCTATATCCACCTGGGCGGCAAGGTCGGCGTGCTGGTCGAGGTCGGCTGCGGGACCGACGCGACGGAGAAGAACGAGGCCTTCCGCGAGATGGTCAAGGACGTCACGCTGCACATCGCCGCCTGCCAGCCGCACTACCTGGTGCGGCAGGACGTGCCGGCCGAGGTGGTCAAGGCGGAGTCCGACATCTACGCCAAGCAGGTGGAGAACAAGCCGCCGCAGATCGTGCAGAAGATCGTGACGGGCAAGCTGGAGAAGTTCTACGGCCAGGTGTGCCTGGTGGAACAGGGCTTCGTGAAAGATCCCGACATTTCCATCACCGAATTGCTGGCCGCCAAGGGCAAGGAGATCGGCGACACGCTGACGATCCGCCGCTTCGCCCGGTACCAGGTGGGCGAGCAGATTTGA
- the rpsB gene encoding 30S ribosomal protein S2 has protein sequence MVAATGVVRSDVNVQDLLEAGLHFGHQTKRWNPKMKRFIFGERNGIYILDLAKTVPLLMEARQFIYDTVIRGRSVLFVGTKKQAQDPLKEMAEKFKQPFVVNRWLGGTLTNLLTIRKSVGRMSEIEKMEQDGTLDKMPKKEVARIKRELEKLHYNLNGIRDMQELPGAVFVVDICREAIAVAEAVRLNIPVIALVDTNVDPDPISYPIPGNDDAIRAIRLVVDLVGSTIQRAINEGAKLAAEEARKKAIAEAEVAARAKAAEEERKARERLAKKAKADLAAAKAKAEADAGGAAAPAAPESAPAPEPPADDAAPSA, from the coding sequence GTGGTCGCAGCTACAGGTGTAGTCCGTTCGGACGTCAACGTTCAGGATCTGCTCGAAGCGGGTCTGCATTTCGGTCATCAAACCAAGCGCTGGAATCCCAAGATGAAGCGGTTCATCTTCGGAGAGCGCAACGGGATCTATATCCTCGATCTCGCGAAGACCGTGCCTCTGCTGATGGAGGCGCGGCAGTTCATCTACGACACGGTCATCCGGGGCCGCTCGGTGCTGTTCGTGGGCACCAAGAAGCAGGCCCAGGACCCGCTGAAGGAGATGGCGGAGAAGTTCAAGCAGCCGTTCGTGGTCAACCGGTGGCTCGGTGGCACGCTGACCAACCTACTGACCATCCGCAAGAGCGTCGGCCGCATGAGCGAGATCGAGAAGATGGAGCAGGACGGCACGCTCGACAAGATGCCGAAGAAGGAAGTGGCGCGCATCAAGCGGGAGCTGGAGAAGCTGCACTACAACCTGAACGGCATCCGGGACATGCAGGAGCTGCCCGGCGCCGTTTTCGTGGTCGACATCTGCCGCGAGGCCATCGCCGTGGCCGAGGCCGTGCGCCTGAACATCCCGGTCATCGCTCTGGTGGACACCAACGTGGATCCGGACCCGATCAGCTACCCGATCCCGGGCAACGACGACGCGATCCGGGCCATCCGGCTCGTTGTGGACCTGGTCGGCAGCACCATCCAGCGCGCGATCAACGAGGGCGCGAAGCTGGCCGCGGAGGAGGCCCGCAAGAAGGCCATCGCCGAGGCCGAGGTGGCCGCGCGGGCCAAGGCCGCGGAGGAAGAGCGGAAGGCCCGCGAGCGCCTCGCGAAGAAGGCGAAGGCCGATCTCGCGGCCGCCAAGGCGAAGGCGGAAGCGGACGCGGGCGGGGCCGCCGCCCCGGCGGCCCCGGAGAGCGCCCCGGCACCCGAGCCGCCGGCCGACGACGCCGCGCCTTCGGCATAA